One Mycolicibacterium parafortuitum DNA segment encodes these proteins:
- the pdxH gene encoding pyridoxamine 5'-phosphate oxidase produces MGTSDHLARMRVEYGSAEKDGSGDLDADWLGIGWVALLEKWMTEAGEAGVAEPNAMVVGTVDAEGRPVTRTVLCKSVDESGISFYTNYDSDKGQQLAIHPYASATFPWYPLGRQVHVRGPVTKVTSEETADYWRKRPRGSQLGAWASQQSRPIESRDALMRQLAEVTERFAGVDEVPVPPHWGGYLIAPEVVEFWQGRENRVHNRIRVRGGRVERLQP; encoded by the coding sequence TGGCGCGGATGCGCGTCGAATACGGGTCGGCGGAGAAGGACGGCAGCGGCGATCTGGACGCCGACTGGCTCGGAATCGGCTGGGTCGCACTACTGGAGAAGTGGATGACCGAGGCCGGCGAGGCCGGGGTCGCCGAACCCAACGCGATGGTCGTCGGCACCGTCGACGCCGAGGGTAGGCCGGTCACCCGGACGGTGCTGTGCAAGAGCGTCGACGAGTCGGGGATCTCGTTCTACACCAACTACGACTCCGACAAAGGGCAGCAGTTGGCGATACACCCGTACGCGTCGGCGACGTTCCCGTGGTACCCGCTGGGTCGGCAGGTGCATGTGCGCGGCCCGGTCACCAAGGTCACCTCAGAGGAGACGGCCGACTACTGGCGCAAGCGGCCGCGCGGATCGCAGCTGGGGGCGTGGGCGTCGCAGCAGAGCCGCCCGATCGAGTCCCGCGACGCGTTGATGCGCCAGCTGGCCGAGGTCACCGAACGCTTCGCCGGTGTCGACGAGGTCCCGGTTCCCCCGCATTGGGGCGGCTACCTGATCGCGCCCGAGGTGGTGGAGTTCTGGCAGGGCCGGGAGAACCGGGTGCACAACCGGATCCGGGTGCGCGGGGGCCGCGTGGAACGCCTGCAGCCCTGA